A DNA window from Vigna angularis cultivar LongXiaoDou No.4 chromosome 1, ASM1680809v1, whole genome shotgun sequence contains the following coding sequences:
- the LOC108326249 gene encoding uncharacterized protein LOC108326249, with product MESWEESQESIKAEMSQLKDQVGQILVALESLKATGESSSTLVGGNAHFYPPFFNATSQSIPFPLYGLPSGYTPPIGEYLEGGHVSFPIPTAIDIPPVTTHGPTSVSAPLISTQTNEAITVEGTRVTTIPHMIVNHDSSARAASQTAARAGTDISNGAKNRLKILEEKMRAIEGMKNYGFGNVARLSLVPGVKIPYKFKAPEFEKYKGDTCPKIHLAMYCRKMAAYAYDDQLLIHVFQDSLVGVALNWYTQLEPSRIHCWADLADAFIKRYIYNTHVAPDRLQLQNMGKKDNETFKEYAQRWRELATQVDPPLFEKEMVAMFVNTLQPPFYEYMVGNVSANFADVVIIGERIEIGVKNGKIAGGPSTTENSKKKPSFNPGKKKEGDVHATLAMPVWRGQAPIHNYRPYLGQPPYSANAAFAHPIRPQQQQGFYQSQPVTSNAWRTGPSANPNPNAGQGGYPGRTQERNFVHFTPIPMTYTELLPHLVKRGLVAICPMIPLQPPYPRGYDADAKCSYHGEGVGHSTERCMAFKHKVQALINAGWLKFQEDKPSIDTNPLSGHGNASTNAIEVKKHELIRDASKIRSSRRFIFKELLKLGFLNGDYDLERACGLHPCTEHSIEECVEFEKFLQDLLDRNLMQVCYEDKYEEVFAQTGMETDVTLPEPLIIRFTRTTPTPVIQGRSPVVIHTPVPFPYKSEKAVPWRYGTHVVDEGQCIESQYSSQDLAVENISGIGGMTRSGRIFTPPNLTGRGASNNETPMDANTKEHLKGKGVQVEETSDKADKKEISEEEACEFLKFIQQSEYKVVEQLNRMPARISLLELLMHSTSHRKLLMKVLSEAHVEHGISLNKFEGIVGNIISNNYLTFTDEEIPTEGRGHNKALHVSVKCLDHVIARVLVDNGSSLNVMPKSTLEKLPCDGMHMKPSSMIVRAFDGSKRVVMGEIELPVQVGPCVFQVTFQVMDILPAYSCLLGRPWIHSAGVVPSTLHQKLKYVMGDKLVIISGEEDLLVSGPSSTRYIEAAEEALETAFQSLEIVGNTYVEPFPMNPHLSCTSIMVAKVMLKEGYKYGNGLGKYGQGRTFPLEMIGNKNRYGLGYRPNKEDNKRLIEERKERSLARMGKWEPRAKKIHICGIKESFRSVGWVNTSHIAVVEEEARSESSNFVWVCSPGARLNNWRTLDLPVMSKSIEIYDNECFENKNVNIPKWEHPVINAEDDPEDDPEPSPELLRLVEQESKEIKPHQEDVEILNLGEEGEIKEVKIGTSMKKEVREGLRALLKEFKDVFAWSYKDMPGLDTDIVQHKLPLKQECLPVKQRLRRMKPEMSLKIKEEVQKQFDAGFLAVAKYPQWVANIVPVPKKDGKVRMCVDYRDLNRASPKDNFPLPHIDTLVDNTAKYSLFSFMDGFSGYNQIKMAPEDMEKTTFITLWGTFCYKVMSFGLKNAGATYQRAMVTLFHDMMHKEIEVYVDDMIAKSELEEEHVLNLKKLFERLRKYKLRLNPAKCTFGVKSGKLLGFVVSQKGIEVDPDKVRAISEMPAPSTEKEVRGFLGRLNYIARFISQLTATCEPMFKLLRKNQVMVWNEDCQAAFEKIKQYLQDPPILRPPEPGRPLILYLTVLERSMGCVLGQHDEAGKREHAIYYLSKKFTDYEQRYSSLERTCCALAWAAHRLRQYMLSHSTFLISKMDPIKFIFEKPALTGRIARWQVLLSEYDIVYVTRKSVKGSALAEYLAHQPINDYQPMQPEFPDEGIMTLFEEGRKDRDEETWILLFDGASNMMGHGIGAILISPGQQYMPMTSRLCFNCTNNIAEYEACAMGIRAAIGFKVKILEVYGDSALVINQLKGEWETRDAKLIPYQAYIKGLMECFDIITFDHIPREDNQLADALATLSSMFEIDPNTELPVIEMKSHAEPAYCQFIKEEVDGKPWYFDIKHYLKTREYPEKASENDKRSLRRLAGSFILSGDILYKRNHDMILLRCVDTKEAELILKEVHEGTFGTHMNGHSMARKILRAGYFWLTMENDCCTHVRRCEKCQMHADNINVSPTTLNVLSAPWPFSMWGIDVIGAIEPKASNGHRFILVAIDYFTKWVEAVSYANVTRKVVTRFIKKELICKYGLPNKIITDNATNLNNRMMAELCEEFKIHHLNSSPYRPKMNGAVEAANKNIKKIVQKMVVTYKDWHEMLPFALHGYRTSVRTSTGATPFSLVYGMEAVLPFEVEIPSLRILLETQLEEAEWVQARFDQLNLIEEKRLTAVCHGQLYQRRMKKAFDKKVHPRDFHEGELVLKKILPIQRDFRGKWTPNYEGPFVVKRAFSGGALILTRMDGEELPLPVNSDAVKKFYA from the exons ATGGAAAGCTGGGAAGAGTCACAAGAATCCATCAAAGCTGAAATGAGTCAGTTGAAAGACCAGGTTGGCCAAATCTTGGTTGCCCTTGAATCCCTGAAGGCTACTGGAGAGTCTTCATCTACACTGGTTGGTGGGAATGCCCATTTTTATCCCCCGTTTTTCAATGCTACGAGCCAATCAATTCCTTTCCCGTTGTATGGGTTACCCTCGGGATATACTCCTCCCATAGGAGAATATTTGGAAGGAGGGCATGTGTCGTTTCCCATTCCCACAGCTATTGATATCCCACCAGTCACCACTCATGGACCTACCTCTGTGTCAGCTCCCTTGATAAGTACTCAAACGAATGAAGCAATCACAGTTGAAGGAACACGAGTGACTACAATACCGCATATGATTGTTAACCACGATTCTTCAGCAAGAGCCGCATCACAAACCGCGGCGCGTGCAGGAACCGACATCAGTAACGGTGCTAAAAACAGACTGAAGATTTTGGAGGAAAAAATGAGGGCTATTGAAGGGATGAAAAATTATGGGTTCGGAAATGTTGCAAGACTAAGCTTGGTTCCCGGAGTAAAAATACCGTATAAGTTCAAGGCGCCAGAATTCGAAAAGTACAAGGGTGATACATGCCCTAAAATCCATCTGGCCATGTATTGCAGAAAAATGGCTGCGTACGCATATGACGACCAGTTACTCATCCATGTTTTTCAAGACAGTCTGGTTGGGGTAGCATTAAACTGGTATACCCAATTGGAGCCCTCTCGAATCCATTGTTGGGCAGATCTAGCCGACGCCTTTATAAAACGGTATATATACAACACGCATGTAGCACCGGACCGTCTGCAATTACAGAATATGGGAAAGAAAGACAATGAGACCTTCAAGGAATATGCCCAACGTTGGAGAGAATTGGCCACACAAGTGGATCCGCctttgtttgaaaaagaaatggtGGCAATGTTTGTAAATACGCTTCAGCCGccattttatgaatatatggTAGGGAATGTGTCCGCCAATTTCGCTGACGTCGTCATAATCGGCGAAAGGATAGAAATTGGGGTGAAGAATGGGAAGATTGCAGGCGGTCCATCTACGACAGAGAACTCTAAAAAGAAGCCTTCTTTCAATccaggaaagaaaaaagagggaGACGTGCATGCAACATTGGCAATGCCTGTATGGAGAGGTCAGGCTCCTATTCACAATTATAGACCATACCTGGGCCAACCTCCATATTCAGCCAATGCGGCTTTTGCTCATCCAATCaggcctcaacaacaacaaggATTCTACCAATCACAACCTGTCACAAGCAATGCTTGGAGGACTGGGCCAAGTGCAAATCCAAATCCGAATGCAGGTCAAGGCGGTTATCCGGGAAGAACCCAGGAAAgaaactttgtccacttcaccCCCATCCCCATGACTTACACTGAATTATTACCTCACCTCGTCAAAAGGGGTCTGGTTGCTATATGTCCAATGATACCCTTGCAGCCTCCATACCCTAGGGGTTATGATGCAGATGCCAAGTGTAGTTATCACGGGGAAGGCGTGGGTCACTCAACTGAAAGGTGTATGGCTTTCAAACATAAAGTGCAGGCCCTGATTAACGCTGGGTGGCTAAAATTTCAAGAAGATAAACCTAGCATTGATACTAATCCGTTATCCGGACATGGTAATGCCTCGACAAATGCCATTGAGGTTAAGAAGCATGAACTGATAAGGGATGCAAGTAAGATCCGAAGTTCCAGAAGGTTTATTTTCAAGGAATTATTAAAGTTGGGATTTTTAAACGGGGATTATGATTTGGAAAGAGCATGTGGACTCCATCCATGCACGGAACACTCTATCGAGGAATGCGTTGAATTCGAAAAGTTTCTACAAGATCTGCTTGATAGGAATTTGATGCAAGTGTGCTATGAAGACAAGTATGAGGAGGTGTTTGCACAAACTGGTATGGAGACAGATGTAACTTTGCCAGAGCCGTTGATAATCCGTTTCACTAGAACCACCCCTACACCAGTAATTCAAGGAAGATCGCCTGTTGTCATCCATACACCAGTTCCTTTTCCTTACAAAAGCGAGAAAGCTGTCCCTTGGAGGTATGGGACACATGTAGTCGACGAAGGACAATGCATTGAAAGCCAATACTCTAGCCAGGATCTAGCTGTTGAAAATATATCAGGCATCGGCGGAATGACAAGGAGTGGTCGAATCTTCACGCCACCAAACTTGACGGGAAGAGGAGCTAGCAATAATGAAACACCAATGGACGCAAATACTAAGGAGCATTTAAAGGGGAAAGGGGTGCAAGTAGAGGAGACCTCTGACAAGGCAGACAAGAAAGAAATCTCTGAGGAAGAGGCCTgcgaatttttaaaattcattcaacaGAGTGAATATAAGGTGGTGGAGCAGTTAAATCGCATGCCTGCTCGGATTTCCTTGTTAGAATTGCTTATGCATTCTACCTCTCACAGAAAGTTGTTGATGAAGGTACTCAGTGAGGCTCATGTCGAGCATGGTATTTCGTTGAACAAGTTTGAGGGTATCGTTGGCAACATCATCTCTAATAATTACCTCACCTTTACTGACGAGGAGATACCCACTGAGGGGAGAGGTCATAACAAGGCTCTTCATGTCTCCGTGAAATGTTTAGATCACGTTATAGCACGTGTCTTGGTAGACAATGGTTCCTCTCTGAATGTCATGCCAAAATCAACATTGGAGAAGCTACCATGTGATGGAATGCATATGAAACCAAGCTCTATGATTGTGAGGGCATTTGACGGCAGTAAAAGGGTAGTGATGGGAGAAATTGAATTGCCCGTTCAAGTCGGTCCTTGTGTCTTTCAAGTAACCTTTCAAGTTATGGATATCCTCCCGGCTTATAGTTGTTTGTTGGGTCGCCCGTGGATCCATTCCGCAGGAGTTGTGCCTTCCACACTACACCAAAAGCTGAAATATGTTATGGGAGATAAGCTGGTGATAATATCAGGAGAGGAGGACCTCCTTGTGAGCGGACCATCGTCCACGCGATATATTGAGGCAGCCGAGGAAGCTCTGGAAACAGCTTTTCAATCATTAGAAATTGTGGGAAACACCTATGTTGAGCCATTTCCTATGAACCCACATTTATCATGCACCTCTATCATGGTGGCCAAGGTCATGCTGAAAGAAGGTTATAAGTACGGGAATGGTTTAGGCAAGTATGGACAAGGACGTACATTCCCATTGGAGATGATTGGGAACAAAAACAGATATGGCCTGGGGTATAGACCCAACAAGGAAGATAACAAGAGGTTGATTGAGGAAAGGAAGGAACGCAGTCTGGCTCGAATGGGGAAATGGGAACCAAGGGCAAAGAAAATCCACATTTGTGGTATCAAAGAGAGTTTTCGCAGTGTTGGATGGGTGAACACTAGTCATATAGCGGTGGTGGAAGAGGAAGCAAGATCTGAAAGCTCAAACTTCGTGTGGGTTTGCTCCCCAGGTGCACGGCTCAACAATTGGAGGACTCTGGATTTACCCGTGATGTCTAAATcaattgaaat ATATGACaatgaatgttttgaaaataaaaatgtcaataTCCCTAAGTGGGAGCACCCTGTCATTAATGCGGAAGATGATCCGGAAGATGACCCGGAACCCTCTCCAGAGCTCTTGAGATTAGTGGAACAAGAGTCTAAAGAGATAAAACCCCATCAGGAGGATGTTGAAATACTCAACTTGGGAGAGGAAGGAGAGATAAAGGAAGTAAAAATCGGTACTAGCATGAAAAAGGAAGTGAGGGAAGGGCTGCGAGCCCTACTGAAGGAGTTTAAGGATGTTTTCGCTTGGTCTTACAAAGACATGCCAGGGTTGGATACCGATATTGTGCAACACAAACTCCCACTTAAGCAGGAATGCCTTCCAGTCAAGCAAAGACTAAGAAGAATGAAACCAGAAATGTCATTGAAAATTAAGGAAGAGGTACAGAAGCAATTCGACGCAGGATTTCTGGCTGTGGCGAAGTACCCACAATGGGTGGCAAATATTGTACCAGTGCCTAAGAAAGATGGGAAGGTTCGAATGTGTGTCGACTATCGTGATTTGAATCGTGCAAGTCCGAAGGATAACTTCCCGTTACCACACATCGACACTTTAGTTGACAATACAGCCAAGTACTCGCTATTTTCGTTCATGGATGGTTTCTCGGGGTATAATCAGATTAAGATGGCGCCTGAGGACATGGAAAAGACGACCTTCATTACGTTGTGGGGGACCTTTTGTTATAAGGTAATGTCTTTCGGGCTCAAGAATGCCGGGGCAACATATCAAAGGGCGATGGTGACACTTTTTCATGATATGATGCACAAGGAGATCGAggtttatgtggatgacatgattgCAAAGTCTGAATTGGAAGAAGAACATGTCCTCAACttgaagaaattatttgaaagattGAGAAAGTATAAACTCAGGTTAAACCCTGCCAAATGCACATTTGGAGTGAAATCCGGGAAGTTGTTGGGCTTCGTGGTTAGCCAAAAAGGGATAGAAGTGGATCCTGACAAAGTGCGAGCGATATCAGAAATGCCTGCGCCTAGCACGGAGAAGGAGGTTCGCGGTTTTCTGGGTAGATTGAACTACATTGCTAGATTCATCTCCCAATTAACCGCTACCTGCGAACCAATGTTCAAGTTGCTACGAAAGAATCAGGTTATGGTTTGGAACGAGGATTGTCAAGCCGCTtttgaaaaaatcaaacaataccTGCAAGACCCACCTATATTACGTCCACCCGAGCCAGGAAGACCACTCATTTTGTACTTAACTGTATTGGAAAGGTCAATGGGTTGTGTATTGGGTCAACATGATGAAGCTGGAAAAAGAGAGCATGCAATATATTACTTGAGCAAGAAATTCACAGACTACGAACAACGATATTCATCGTTAGAGCGAACTTGTTGTGCATTGGCATGGGCTGCTCATCGCCTAAGGCAATACATGTTGAGTCACTCTACATTTTTGATATCCAAGATGGATCCTATCaagtttatttttgaaaagccCGCTCTCACTGGAAGGATAGCTCGGTGGCAGGTGCTATTGTCAGAATATGACATCGTATATGTTACTCGAAAATCCGTCAAGGGTAGTGCTCTAGCAGAATACTTAGCTCATCAACCCATCAACGATTATCAGCCAATGCAACCTGAATTTCCCGATGAGGGTATCATGACTCTATTCGAAGAAGGCAGGAAAGACCGAGACGAAGAAACATGGATATTACTATTTGATGGAGCATCGAATATGATGGGGCATGGCATAGGGGCAATACTTATCTCTCCAGGGCAACAGTACATGCCCATGACATCAAGGTTGTGTTTTAATTGCACGAATAACATTGCAGAATATGAGGCCTGCGCTATGGGTATTCGGGCGGCAATAGGGTTCAAAGTGAAAATTCTGGAAGTATATGGAGATTCAGCTTTAGTCATCAACCAGTTGAAGGGAGAGTGGGAAACAAGAGACGCAAAATTAATCCCTTACCAGGCATACATCAAAGGATTAATGGAGTGTTTCGACATCATCACATTTGACCACATACCACGGGAAGATAACCAATTAGCAGACGCGTTGGCTACTTTGTCATCCATGTTTGAGATTGACCCAAATACAGAATTACCAGTGATTGAAATGAAGAGCCATGCGGAGCCAGCATATTGCCAGTTCATCAAGGAGGAGGTGGATGGTAAACCCTGGTACTTTGATATCAAGCACTATCTTAAGACCCGAGAATATCCTGAAAAAGCATCTGAAAATGATAAAAGGTCGTTACGAAGGTTGGCTGGTAGCTTTATTTTAAGTGGGGACATTTTATACAAGAGAAATCATGACATGATTCTCCTCAGATGTGTAGATACAAAAGAGGCCGAATTGATATTGAAAGAAGTACACGAAGGTACATTCGGCACCCACATGAATGGGCACTCAATGGCTAGGAAGATCTTGAGAGCTGGTTACTTCTGGTTAACCATGGAAAATGATTGTTGTACACACGTGAGGAGGTGCGAGAAATGTCAGATGCATGCAGACAATATCAATGTATCACCCACGACTTTGAATGTGCTGTCTGCACCATGGCCGTTTTCAATGTGGGGGATAGATGTTATTGGAGCTATAGAGCCAAAAGCGTCAAATGGACACCGCTTCATACTGGTCGCAATAGATTACTTTACCAAGTGGGTTGAAGCCGTTTCTTATGCCAACGTAACTAGAAAGGTGGTGACCAGATTCATAAAAAAGGAGTTGATCTGCAAATATGGGCTGCCTAATAAGATCATCACTGATAATGCTACCAACCTGAACAACCGGATGATGGCAGAATTATGTGAGgagttcaaaattcatcatcttaATTCTTCTCCTTACCGTCCAAAAATGAATGGGGCAGTAGAAGCTGCTAATAAGAATATCAAGAAGATCGTGCAAAAGATGGTGGTCACCTATAAGGATTGGCATGAAATGCTTCCCTTTGCTTTACATGGATATCGTACTTCAGTACGAACGTCCACTGGTGCAACACCTTTCTCGCTGGTGTATGGGATGGAAGCAGTGCTTCCATTTGAGGTGGAAATCCCATCTCTACGAATTTTATTGGAAACCCAATTGGAGGAAGCTGAGTGGGTTCAAGCTCGGTTTGACCAGCTCAATCTCATCGAAGAGAAGAGACTGACAGCGGTGTGCCACGGGCAATTGTatcaaagaagaatgaaaaaggcTTTCGACAAAAAAGTACACCCAAGGGATTTCCATGAAGGCGAACTGGTGTTAAAGAAGATATTGCCCATACAAAGGGATTTCAGAGGCAAATGGACCCCAAATTATGAAGGGCCATTCGTAGTAAAAAGGGCATTCTCTGGAGgggcactaattctcacaaGGATGGACGGAGAGGAGTTACCTTTACCGGTCAATTCTGATGCGGTAAAAAAGTTTTACGCATGA
- the LOC108339479 gene encoding uncharacterized protein LOC108339479 isoform X2 — protein MIPQQWASPCGNKCTNKYSALTKIPCLEDCNQLCYKDPVLKDQQWSAYIDRSPGAVSYSEECFRACVSGCSYKFDVKPEEADKVSPNRQTMPETVAVQKPKPELVYPIDPPADIPGTSA, from the exons ATGATACCGCAGCAATGGGCGTCTCCATGTGGAAACAAATGCACCAATAAATACTCTGCTCTCACCAAAATCCCAT GTTTGGAGGACTGCAATCAACTATGCTACAAGGACCCTGTACTAAAAGACCAGCAATGGAGTGCCTATATTGATCGTTCTCCTGGAGCTGTCAGTTACTCAGAG GAATGTTTTCGTGCTTGTGTATCTGGCTGCAGTTACAAG TTTGATGTTAAACCAGAGGAAGCTGATAAAGTCTCTCCTAACAGACAAACAATGCCTGAGACTGTGGCTGTTCAGAAGCCAAAGCCAGAATTGGTATACCCCATTGATCCACCTGCTGATATACCTGGAACTTCTGCATAG
- the LOC108339479 gene encoding uncharacterized protein LOC108339479 isoform X1, with translation MIPQQWASPCGNKCTNKYSALTKIPWRVFCKKGCNSDGESWEECLEDCNQLCYKDPVLKDQQWSAYIDRSPGAVSYSEECFRACVSGCSYKFDVKPEEADKVSPNRQTMPETVAVQKPKPELVYPIDPPADIPGTSA, from the exons ATGATACCGCAGCAATGGGCGTCTCCATGTGGAAACAAATGCACCAATAAATACTCTGCTCTCACCAAAATCCCAT GGCGAGTATTCTGCAAAAAGGGTTGCAACTCAGATGGAGAGTCATGGGAAGAGT GTTTGGAGGACTGCAATCAACTATGCTACAAGGACCCTGTACTAAAAGACCAGCAATGGAGTGCCTATATTGATCGTTCTCCTGGAGCTGTCAGTTACTCAGAG GAATGTTTTCGTGCTTGTGTATCTGGCTGCAGTTACAAG TTTGATGTTAAACCAGAGGAAGCTGATAAAGTCTCTCCTAACAGACAAACAATGCCTGAGACTGTGGCTGTTCAGAAGCCAAAGCCAGAATTGGTATACCCCATTGATCCACCTGCTGATATACCTGGAACTTCTGCATAG
- the LOC108326240 gene encoding stress-related protein, producing MRCAAVSSVRTVEETVKSVIGPVYEKFHLVPDELLRIADRSVYPVQHPQAPARSTASDIAAAVYSKCKPAAKEAYDRFGAKVEHCAETTRQRLFPPAPNTSCWMEKYNEKVVTAAKKSCRVPALVPPERIARMLDKRVPQNPFHS from the coding sequence ATGCGCTGCGCCGCCGTCTCCAGCGTCCGCACCGTTGAGGAAACCGTCAAGAGCGTCATCGGTCCTGTATACGAAAAGTTCCACCTGGTTCCCGACGAGCTCCTCCGCATTGCCGACCGCTCCGTCTACCCCGTACAGCATCCTCAAGCGCCTGCACGGAGCACGGCCTCCGACATTGCCGCAGCCGTCTACTCCAAGTGCAAACCGGCGGCGAAGGAGGCGTACGATAGGTTTGGTGCCAAGGTGGAGCACTGTGCGGAGACGACAAGGCAGCGGCTGTTCCCTCCGGCGCCGAATACGTCGTGTTGGATGGAGAAGTACAACGAAAAAGTTGTGACGGCGGCGAAGAAGAGTTGTAGGGTTCCGGCATTGGTTCCACCGGAGAGGATAGCGAGGATGCTTGATAAACGAGTACCTCAAAATCCCTTCCATAGTTAA